Proteins from a single region of Streptomyces glaucescens:
- a CDS encoding DUF192 domain-containing protein produces the protein MTRRWSDGRGRLLVHGPGGDVPVPVPLELATSWRARTKGLLGRDTVDGALLLSPASSVHTFRMRFPIDVAHLDRHLRVLAVRTMRPGRLGLPRLRARHVLEASAGVMAEWGVRPGVRLSIEQDPAE, from the coding sequence ATGACGCGGCGTTGGAGTGACGGACGGGGACGGCTGCTCGTGCACGGACCGGGCGGTGACGTGCCCGTGCCCGTGCCCCTGGAGCTGGCGACCTCCTGGCGCGCCCGCACGAAGGGCCTGCTGGGCCGCGACACGGTGGACGGCGCCCTGCTGCTCTCCCCCGCGTCCTCCGTGCACACCTTCCGCATGCGTTTCCCCATCGACGTCGCCCACCTCGACCGGCACCTCCGCGTGCTCGCGGTACGCACCATGCGACCGGGCCGCCTGGGCCTGCCCCGGCTGCGCGCCCGGCACGTGCTGGAGGCGAGCGCGGGGGTCATGGCGGAGTGGGGCGTACGGCCCGGCGTCCGGCTGTCGATCGAACAGGATCCGGCCGAGTAG
- a CDS encoding transglycosylase SLT domain-containing protein, giving the protein MSRISVRGFAVASATAVTAVGSVVGVASGSTAQNNDAEAAATDLTFLADIPAGQQAQVQTASLTQQADVQAIAADATAKKDAEEAARKKAAETAIAKKAQAEKAAQEAKEAKEREEAEQKASRDAARADAATFAVQSSYSIAQIQSMAAQMVPGDQFQCFSNIVDHESDWNYRAVNPSSGAYGLFQALPGTKMASAGADWQTNPATQIKWGLNYMNERYGSPCGAWSFWQANHWY; this is encoded by the coding sequence GTGAGCCGGATTTCGGTCCGGGGATTCGCAGTGGCCTCGGCCACCGCGGTCACCGCAGTCGGGAGCGTCGTCGGCGTTGCCTCGGGCAGCACCGCGCAGAACAACGACGCCGAGGCGGCGGCAACCGACCTGACGTTCCTCGCGGACATCCCCGCGGGCCAGCAGGCCCAGGTGCAGACCGCGTCCCTGACGCAGCAGGCCGACGTGCAGGCCATCGCCGCGGACGCGACCGCGAAGAAGGACGCCGAGGAGGCGGCCCGCAAGAAGGCCGCCGAGACCGCGATCGCGAAGAAGGCGCAGGCCGAGAAGGCCGCCCAGGAGGCCAAGGAAGCCAAGGAGCGCGAGGAGGCCGAGCAGAAGGCCAGCCGCGACGCCGCCCGGGCCGACGCCGCCACCTTCGCCGTCCAGAGCTCGTACTCCATCGCGCAGATCCAGTCGATGGCCGCGCAGATGGTGCCGGGCGACCAGTTCCAGTGCTTCAGCAACATCGTGGACCACGAGTCCGACTGGAACTACCGGGCCGTGAACCCCTCCTCCGGTGCCTACGGCCTCTTCCAGGCGCTGCCCGGCACCAAGATGGCGTCCGCCGGCGCCGACTGGCAGACCAACCCGGCCACCCAGATCAAGTGGGGCCTGAACTACATGAACGAGCGTTACGGCAGCCCCTGCGGCGCCTGGTCGTTCTGGCAGGCCAACCACTGGTACTAG
- a CDS encoding class I SAM-dependent methyltransferase, translating into METQHTPTFEELVDEGASVPTEGWDFSWFEGRATEARPSWRYAESLAGRLGTARAVLDIQTGGGEVLDFALGRAATAPVLTVATEGWPPNVAKATALLRPRGVAVVAAPQDAPLPFADGAFDLVASRHPVEPHWDEIARVLQPGGTYFAQHVGPHSVFELVEYFLGPQPEEVRRGRDPERERADAEAAGLRVVELRAERLRMEFHDIAAVVHFLRKVVWMVPGFTVAAYEPRLRALHERIRDEGPFVAHSTRHLFVARKPG; encoded by the coding sequence ATGGAAACCCAGCACACCCCCACCTTCGAGGAACTGGTCGACGAGGGTGCCTCCGTGCCCACCGAGGGGTGGGACTTCTCCTGGTTCGAGGGACGGGCCACCGAGGCGCGGCCCTCGTGGCGGTACGCCGAGTCGCTCGCCGGGCGGCTGGGCACGGCGCGTGCCGTCCTCGACATCCAGACCGGGGGCGGGGAGGTCCTCGACTTCGCGCTGGGCCGGGCCGCGACCGCCCCGGTGCTGACCGTGGCCACCGAGGGCTGGCCGCCCAACGTCGCCAAGGCCACCGCACTGCTCCGGCCGCGCGGTGTCGCGGTCGTGGCCGCCCCGCAGGACGCGCCCCTGCCGTTCGCCGACGGCGCCTTCGACCTGGTCGCCAGCAGGCACCCCGTGGAGCCGCACTGGGACGAGATCGCCCGGGTGCTCCAGCCCGGCGGCACCTATTTCGCCCAGCACGTCGGGCCGCACAGCGTCTTCGAACTCGTCGAGTACTTCCTGGGACCCCAGCCGGAGGAGGTCCGCCGGGGCCGCGACCCGGAACGGGAGCGGGCGGATGCCGAGGCGGCGGGTCTGCGGGTCGTGGAACTGCGGGCCGAGCGGCTGCGGATGGAGTTCCACGACATCGCCGCCGTGGTCCACTTCCTGCGCAAGGTGGTCTGGATGGTGCCGGGCTTCACCGTGGCGGCGTACGAGCCGCGGTTGCGCGCCCTGCATGAGCGGATCCGGGACGAGGGCCCGTTCGTCGCCCACAGCACCCGGCATCTCTTCGTCGCGCGCAAGCCCGGGTAG
- a CDS encoding PhoH family protein: MVTSAQRHKPDRRTYVLDTSVLLSDPNALSRFDEHEVVLPIVVVTELEAKRHHPELGYFARQALRLLDDYRVRYGRLDAPIPIGDLGGTIRVELNHSDPSVLPTGYRLGDNDSRILAVARNLQAEGFDVTVVSKDLPLRIKASSVGLLAEEYRAELAITDSSGWTGMAELTLPAEQVDILFEEGHIHVPEAAELPVHTGLTIHSERGRALGRVTPEGNVRLVRGDREAFGIKGRSAEQRIALDLLLDPDVGIVSMGGRAGTGKSALALCAGLEAVLERRQHEKVMVFRPLYAVGGQELGYLPGTEAEKMSPWAQAVFDTLSAVTSREVIEEVTARGMLEVLPLTHIRGRSLHDAFVIVDEAQSLERNVLLTVLSRIGANSRVVLTHDVAQRDNLRVGRYDGVVAVVEKLKGHPLFAHVTLTRSERSQIAALVTEMLEDGQI, encoded by the coding sequence GTGGTGACCAGCGCACAGCGCCACAAGCCAGACCGGCGCACCTATGTTCTCGACACCAGCGTCCTGCTGTCCGACCCGAACGCCCTGAGCCGCTTCGACGAGCACGAGGTCGTGCTCCCCATCGTCGTGGTCACGGAGCTGGAGGCCAAGCGGCACCATCCCGAGCTCGGCTACTTCGCCCGGCAGGCCCTGCGCCTGCTGGACGACTACCGGGTGCGGTACGGCCGTCTCGACGCCCCCATCCCGATCGGCGACCTGGGCGGAACGATCCGTGTCGAGCTCAACCACTCGGACCCCAGCGTGCTGCCCACCGGCTACCGCCTGGGGGACAACGACTCCCGCATCCTCGCGGTCGCCCGCAACCTGCAGGCCGAGGGGTTCGACGTCACCGTCGTGTCGAAGGACCTGCCGCTCAGGATCAAGGCCTCCTCCGTGGGTCTGCTGGCCGAGGAGTACCGCGCGGAGCTCGCCATCACGGACTCCTCCGGGTGGACCGGGATGGCCGAGCTGACGCTGCCCGCCGAACAGGTGGACATCCTCTTCGAGGAAGGCCACATCCACGTCCCCGAGGCGGCGGAGCTGCCCGTGCACACGGGCCTGACCATCCACTCCGAGCGCGGCCGGGCCCTCGGCCGGGTGACCCCGGAGGGGAACGTCCGGCTGGTGCGCGGCGACCGCGAGGCCTTCGGCATCAAGGGGCGCAGCGCCGAGCAGCGCATCGCGCTCGATCTGCTGCTCGACCCGGACGTAGGGATCGTGTCGATGGGCGGCCGGGCCGGCACCGGCAAGTCGGCGCTGGCGCTGTGCGCGGGGCTGGAGGCGGTGCTGGAGCGCCGTCAGCACGAGAAGGTGATGGTCTTCCGGCCGCTGTACGCGGTCGGCGGGCAGGAGCTGGGCTATCTGCCCGGCACCGAGGCGGAGAAGATGAGCCCGTGGGCGCAGGCCGTCTTCGACACCCTCTCGGCGGTGACCAGCCGTGAGGTCATCGAGGAGGTCACCGCGCGGGGCATGCTGGAGGTGCTGCCGCTCACCCACATCCGCGGCCGCTCGCTGCACGACGCGTTCGTGATCGTGGACGAGGCGCAGTCGCTGGAGCGCAACGTCCTGCTGACCGTCCTGTCCCGGATCGGCGCCAATTCGCGGGTCGTGCTGACCCACGACGTGGCACAGCGCGACAACCTGCGGGTCGGGCGCTACGACGGTGTCGTCGCCGTCGTGGAGAAGCTGAAGGGGCATCCGCTGTTCGCGCACGTCACCCTCACCCGGTCGGAGAGATCCCAGATCGCTGCACTTGTGACCGAAATGCTGGAGGACGGGCAGATCTGA
- a CDS encoding isoprenyl transferase, producing the protein MNLRDKLRGLLVRLYARRVEGHLDHAQVPKHIGVIMDGNRRWAKAAGSSTVHGHRAGAEKIEEFLGWCTETDVEVVTLWLLSTDNFDRPQEELGPLLGIIEDVVRTLAADGRWRVHHVGTMDLLPAGMQTTLKEAEEATAHIDGILVNVAIGYGGRQEIADAVRSMLNEAAEKGTSVEELAEAVDTDMIGRHLYTGDQPDPDLVIRTSGEQRLSGFMLWQTAHSEYYFCDVFWPAFRKVDFLRALRDYAARHRRYGG; encoded by the coding sequence GTGAACCTGCGCGACAAGCTGCGCGGCCTGCTGGTCAGGCTCTACGCGCGCCGGGTGGAAGGTCACCTGGACCACGCTCAGGTGCCCAAGCACATCGGCGTGATCATGGACGGCAACCGCCGCTGGGCGAAGGCCGCGGGCTCCAGCACCGTGCACGGCCACCGGGCCGGCGCCGAGAAGATCGAGGAGTTCCTCGGCTGGTGCACCGAGACGGACGTCGAGGTCGTCACCCTCTGGCTGCTGTCCACGGACAACTTCGACCGGCCGCAGGAGGAGCTGGGCCCGCTCCTCGGCATCATCGAGGACGTCGTGCGCACCCTCGCCGCCGACGGCCGCTGGCGGGTGCATCACGTGGGCACCATGGACCTGCTGCCCGCGGGCATGCAGACCACCCTGAAGGAGGCCGAGGAGGCCACCGCCCACATCGACGGGATACTGGTCAACGTCGCCATCGGCTACGGCGGCCGGCAGGAGATCGCCGACGCGGTCCGCTCGATGCTGAACGAGGCGGCCGAGAAGGGCACCTCGGTCGAGGAGCTGGCCGAGGCCGTCGACACCGACATGATCGGCCGGCACCTCTACACGGGTGACCAGCCGGACCCGGACCTGGTGATCCGCACCAGCGGCGAGCAGCGGCTGTCCGGATTCATGCTGTGGCAGACCGCCCACTCGGAGTACTACTTCTGCGACGTCTTCTGGCCGGCCTTCCGCAAGGTCGACTTCCTGCGCGCCCTGCGTGACTACGCGGCGCGCCACCGCCGTTACGGCGGCTGA
- the mycP gene encoding type VII secretion-associated serine protease mycosin, with protein sequence MPTNRTRHTRLRAAVSAVAGLLLMSGAATPAWAGSTRSQQWHLDAMHAEEMWRTSTGEGITVAVIDTGVDPGNPDLEGRVLDGRDLATSRPGDEHTDYLGHGTSMAGLIAGTGGYGGGNGAYGLAPGAEILPVRVPSQGDDPTAGFAFAGVLGKAIRLAADADAQIINVSLASTTTSDDLTAAVKYALDRGSLVFAGVGNSGDEGNPVFYPAATPGVVAVAAVGRDLSRTEESGFGPHVDLAAPGEDMVHACGGRTGLCKSHGTSDATALASASAALIWSEHPTWTNNQVLRVMLNTIGAPTDGAERNDSIGYGIVRPRIALRNPGDPGPADVYPLPDLGAAGSGPASPSAGAPAGQPAQTPAEADGGSGPSRSVTEDSGRGRLWAVLGIGAAVVLAALAAAVVVLRRRPRPGAVPPPPVAPGQRSPYDGGRLTPPGPGGTPRGGPYH encoded by the coding sequence ATGCCGACCAACAGGACACGGCACACCCGGCTCCGGGCTGCCGTGTCGGCAGTCGCCGGCCTTCTGCTGATGAGTGGTGCCGCCACTCCCGCGTGGGCCGGTTCGACCCGCTCACAGCAGTGGCATCTGGACGCCATGCACGCCGAGGAGATGTGGCGGACGAGCACGGGCGAGGGCATCACCGTCGCGGTGATCGACACCGGTGTCGACCCCGGCAACCCCGACCTCGAAGGGCGAGTCCTCGACGGGCGGGACCTGGCGACGTCCCGGCCCGGCGACGAGCACACGGATTACCTCGGTCACGGCACGTCCATGGCCGGGCTGATCGCCGGCACCGGGGGCTACGGAGGCGGAAACGGCGCGTACGGCCTTGCGCCGGGTGCCGAGATCCTCCCGGTCCGAGTACCCAGCCAGGGCGACGACCCGACGGCGGGCTTCGCCTTCGCCGGAGTCCTCGGCAAGGCCATTCGGCTCGCGGCGGACGCGGATGCGCAGATCATCAATGTCTCCCTGGCCTCGACGACCACGAGTGACGACCTCACTGCCGCCGTGAAGTACGCCCTGGACCGTGGCTCGCTGGTCTTCGCGGGCGTCGGCAACAGCGGCGACGAGGGCAATCCGGTGTTCTACCCGGCGGCCACGCCTGGAGTGGTGGCTGTGGCGGCGGTGGGCCGGGATCTGTCCAGGACCGAGGAATCCGGGTTCGGACCTCACGTCGACCTGGCCGCCCCGGGTGAGGACATGGTCCACGCCTGTGGAGGCCGCACGGGTCTCTGCAAGAGCCACGGCACCAGCGACGCCACCGCCCTCGCCTCCGCCAGCGCCGCCCTCATCTGGTCCGAGCACCCCACCTGGACCAACAACCAGGTCCTCCGCGTCATGCTGAACACCATCGGCGCTCCCACGGACGGCGCCGAGCGCAACGACTCCATCGGGTACGGCATCGTCCGCCCCCGCATCGCCCTGCGGAATCCCGGCGACCCGGGCCCGGCGGACGTCTATCCGCTGCCCGACCTCGGGGCCGCCGGGAGCGGCCCGGCGTCCCCCTCGGCGGGCGCGCCCGCGGGGCAGCCCGCGCAGACGCCGGCCGAGGCGGACGGCGGCAGCGGTCCGAGCCGCTCGGTGACGGAGGACTCCGGGCGCGGCCGCCTGTGGGCGGTGCTGGGCATCGGCGCGGCCGTCGTCCTCGCGGCGCTCGCGGCGGCGGTCGTCGTGCTCCGCAGGCGCCCGCGCCCGGGGGCCGTCCCGCCACCGCCCGTCGCCCCCGGGCAGCGGAGCCCGTACGACGGCGGTCGGCTCACTCCGCCCGGGCCGGGCGGTACGCCACGGGGCGGCCCGTACCATTGA
- a CDS encoding LLM class flavin-dependent oxidoreductase, with protein MTALGAVFRPQLPPERLRALACLADDTGLDELWLWEDCFLEGGISTAAAALAWTERVRVGVGLLPVPLRNVAVTAMETATLHRMFPGRAVVGVGHGVQDWMGQVGARAESPVTLLREYLTALRALLRGERVSTDGRYVRLDGVALDWPPLEPAEVLAGVTGPRSLRLSGEAADGTVLTAATPPDGVRRARRLIDEGRAAAGRTGPHRVVVYLLTATGPDASARLRAELAAEGLGDVPGLGVAGHAADVAGAVGRLVEAGADSVVLQPTADEPDPEGFVRFAAERVRPLVS; from the coding sequence ATGACCGCACTCGGCGCCGTGTTCCGCCCGCAGCTCCCGCCCGAGCGACTGCGCGCCCTCGCGTGCCTCGCCGACGACACCGGGCTCGACGAGCTGTGGCTGTGGGAGGACTGCTTCCTGGAGGGCGGGATCTCCACGGCCGCCGCCGCGCTCGCCTGGACCGAGCGGGTCAGGGTGGGAGTCGGGCTGCTGCCCGTCCCGTTGCGCAACGTGGCCGTCACGGCGATGGAGACGGCGACCCTGCACCGCATGTTCCCGGGCCGCGCGGTCGTGGGCGTCGGGCACGGCGTGCAGGACTGGATGGGCCAGGTGGGGGCGCGGGCCGAGTCGCCGGTGACCTTGCTGCGGGAGTACCTGACGGCGCTGCGGGCCCTGCTGCGAGGGGAGCGGGTCAGCACCGACGGCCGGTACGTACGGCTGGACGGCGTGGCCCTGGACTGGCCGCCCCTCGAACCGGCGGAAGTGCTGGCCGGGGTCACCGGTCCGCGCTCGCTGCGGCTGTCGGGGGAGGCCGCCGACGGCACCGTCCTCACCGCGGCCACGCCCCCGGACGGCGTACGCCGGGCACGGCGGCTCATCGACGAGGGGCGCGCGGCGGCGGGGCGGACCGGGCCGCACCGCGTCGTCGTCTACCTGCTGACCGCGACCGGTCCCGACGCCTCCGCCCGGCTGCGGGCGGAGCTGGCCGCCGAAGGCCTCGGGGACGTGCCCGGGCTGGGGGTCGCGGGTCACGCCGCCGATGTCGCCGGGGCGGTCGGGCGGCTCGTCGAGGCCGGTGCCGACTCGGTCGTACTCCAGCCGACCGCCGACGAGCCCGACCCCGAGGGGTTCGTGCGGTTCGCGGCGGAGCGGGTACGGCCGTTGGTGTCCTGA